In Pseudorasbora parva isolate DD20220531a chromosome 9, ASM2467924v1, whole genome shotgun sequence, the following proteins share a genomic window:
- the lrrc8da gene encoding volume-regulated anion channel subunit LRRC8D encodes MFSLTEVASLNDIQPTYRILKPWWDVFMDYIGVIMLMLAIFSGTMQLSKDQVACLPILEENTNPEAAQNGPACFESGLGIAPTTTKDLPDSIAHELLNTQPTPLKVEGMKSHPEPRGRKTNLDYQQYIFVNQMCYHEALPWYNKYFPYLALIHTIMLMVSSNFWFKYPKTSSKIEHFVSILGRCFESPWTTKALSETACEDSEETKQRFTSGAVYKKHVSSEDSSQSTPLMESPTVQFPTEKLISEAPSLTTLDKKDGEQAKALFEKVRKFRAHIEDSDFIYKLYVAQTAIKALKIILILSYTSTFAANISFCHICQPKIESLTGYDQFICTHNMAFMLRKLLFTFMALICLYGLVCLYTLYWLFRRPLKEYSFEKVREESSFSDIPDVKNDFAFLLHMVDQYDQLYSKRFGVFLSEVSENKLREISLNHEWTFEKLRQHVTSNAQDEQELHLFMLSGLPNAVFDLTDLEILKLELIPEVRISAKVSQMTNLRELHLYNCPAKVEQTAFTFLRDHLKCLHIKFSDVAEIPTWIYLLRSLKDLNLIGNLNSEHNKMIGLESLRDLRHLRTLYLKSNLNKIPTNLTELSPHLVKLVIHNDGTKLLVLNSLKKMTTLADLELQNCDLERIPHAIFSLANLQELDLKNNNIRTIEEIISFQHLRRLVCLKLWYNKITAIPPSIGLVKSLESLIICYNKLESLPPALFHLPKLRHIDLSQNSITSIPVEVGHLHNLQHFAITGNKVEVLPNQLFKCSKLKVLLVGHNSITSIPESIGQLVQLSQLELKGNCLDCLPFQLGQCRLLRKNLLVVEDHLFDTLPLEVKESISSD; translated from the coding sequence ATGTTTAGTCTCACTGAAGTTGCCTCCCTTAATGACATCCAGCCAACCTACCGTATTCTGAAACCATGGTGGGATGTGTTCATGGATTATATTGGGGTAATAATGTTGATGTTAGCCATCTTTTCTGGGACTATGCAGTTATCCAAAGACCAAGTGGCATGTCTTCCCATTCTTGAAGAAAACACAAACCCTGAAGCAGCTCAAAATGGACCAGCATGTTTCGAATCAGGCTTGGGGATTGCACCCACAACAACCAAAGACCTTCCTGACAGCATTGCACATGAACTTCTTAACACTCAACCTACCCCCTTAAAAGTAGAAGGTATGAAGTCTCATCCTGAACCCAGAGGACGTAAAACAAACCTGGACTATCAGCAGTATATTTTTGTCAACCAAATGTGCTACCACGAGGCCCTACCATGGTATAACAAGTACTTTCCTTACCTTGCCCTCATACACACCATAATGCTGATGGTAAGCAGTAATTTCTGGTTCAAGTACCCAAAGACCAGCTCAAAGATTGAACACTTTGTGTCCATTTTGGGGCGGTGCTTTGAATCGCCATGGACAACAAAAGCTTTGTCCGAAACAGCTTGTGAAGATTCTGAGGAAACCAAGCAAAGGTTCACAAGCGGTGCAGTTTACAAAAAACATGTATCTTCGGAGGACAGCAGTCAGTCTACTCCTTTGATGGAAAGTCCAACGGTTCAGTTTCCTACCGAAAAGCTTATTTCAGAAGCTCCCAGCCTCACCACCTTGGACAAAAAAGATGGAGAACAAGCCAAGGCTCTTTTTGAGAAAGTGCGGAAATTTCGAGCTCACATCGAAGACAGTGACTTCATCTACAAACTCTATGTTGCTCAGACAGCAATAAAAGCATTGAAGATCATTTTGATTTTGAGCTACACATCAACATTTGCCGCAAATATCAGTTTCTGCCATATATGCCAACCTAAAATCGAAAGTTTGACCGGGTATGATCAATTCATTTGCACGCACAACATGGCATTCATGTTAAGGAAACTTCTCTTCACCTTTATGGCTCTGATATGTCTTTATGGACTGGTGTGTTTGTACACACTCTACTGGCTCTTCAGGAGACCTCTTAAGGAGTACTCTTTTGAAAAAGTCAGAGAGGAAAGTAGCTTTAGTGATATTCCTGATGTCAAGAATGACTTTGCTTTTCTCCTACACATGGTCGACCAATACGATCAGCTGTACTCCAAAAGATTTGGTGTATTTCTCTCCGAAGTTAGTGAGAACAAACTACGAGAAATTAGCCTCAACCACGAGTGGACGTTTGAAAAACTACGTCAGCATGTGACATCCAATGCTCAAGATGAACAAGAACTTCACCTCTTTATGCTGTCAGGTCTCCCTAATGCGGTATTCGACCTCACCGATCTGGAAATCCTCAAGTTAGAGCTTATTCCTGAGGTCAGGATTTCAGCCAAAGTTTCTCAGATGACCAACCTACGGGAGCTACATCTATATAACTGCCCTGCTAAAGTCGAACAAACCGCTTTCACTTTTCTCCGCGACCATCTGAAATGCCTTCACATTAAGTTTTCTGATGTTGCAGAAATCCCAACATGGATTTATCTTTTGAGGAGTCTCAAAGATCTGAACCTGATTGGGAACTTGAACTCTGAACACAACAAGATGATTGGTCTGGAGTCACTGAGAGATCTGAGACACTTGAGGACGTTGTATCTCAAAAGCAATCTCAACAAAATACCCACAAATCTTACAGAACTGTCGCCACATCTTGTCAAACTGGTGATACACAATGATGGGACTAAATTGCTGGTACTGAACAGTCTGAAGAAGATGACCACACTGGCTGATTTAGAGCTCCAGAACTGTGATTTGGAGAGGATCCCTCATGCCATCTTTAGCTTGGCTAACTTGCAAGAACTGGATTTGAAGAATAACAATATCCGGACCATTGAGGAAATCATCAGTTTTCAGCACCTGAGAAGATTGGTGTGCCTCAAGCTGTGGTACAACAAGATCACTGCCATTCCACCTTCGATAGGTCTAGTGAAGAGTCTGGAGTCCCTCATTATCTGTTACAATAAACTGGAGAGCCTTCCTCCAGCTTTGTTTCATCTGCCCAAACTGAGGCACATTGACCTCAGCCAAAACTCCATCACAAGTATACCTGTTGAGGTTGGACACCTTCACAACCTTCAACATTTTGCTATCACGGGTAACAAGGTAGAAGTTCTGCCTAATCAACTGTTTAAATGTTCCAAACTAAAGGTTTTATTAGTGGGTCATAACAGCATCACCTCCATCCCAGAGTCCATTGGGCAGTTAGTTCAGCTGTCCCAACTTGAGCTCAAAGGGAACTGCTTAGATTGCCTTCCATTCCAGCTTGGCCAGTGTCGCCTTCTTCGGAAAAACCTCCTCGTCGTGGAGGATCATCTTTTTGACACACTTCCTCTTGAGGTCAAGGAAAGTATTAGTAGTGACTAA